CGCGCCAACGCGCTGGTCGGCGACGACACGCCGACGCTGCTCGGCTACGGCGGGTACGACCCGGTGCTGGTGCCCGACGCGTGGCTCGAGCTCTTCGCCCAGGGCGTGCCGCTCTCCCAGGCGGCCGCGCTCTGCCCGCCCGACCGCGACCCGGACGCCGGGTCGGGCTGCGCGTGAGCACCCGGGGCGCCCGCTGGGCCGCGGCGACCTGCGGGGTGCTCGCCCCGCTGACCCTGCTCGGTCTCGGGGCCGCAGCGCCCGGCCAGGAGGCCCAGGCGGCCCAGCAGGGGCCGGCCGCCCCCGAGACCCGCTCGTGCACCGAGGTCGCGGCCGACGACCCGCGCGTGGGGCCGTGGGCCGGGCCCAGCCGGGCCCTGGCCGCGACGGGGGTCCTCGAGGCCCAGGACCTGCTGCGTCGCCGCGGCGTGACCCCCGGGGCCGGGGTGGTGGTCGCCGTGGTCGACAGCGGGATCGCCGACGCGGCGAGGCTGCCCGCGGCGCCCGGGGTGGCGGCGTACGGGCAGGGCGGCGCCGTGGTCGACCCGCACGGCACGATCGTCGCCGGCCTCGTCGCGGCCCCGCCGCGTCCCGGGGGTGGGGGCGCCGTGGGCGTGGCGCCCGGCGCCCGGCTCGTCGACGTACGGGTGCTCGACGCCTTCAGCCCGCAGGAGGGGCAGGCGGGGCCGCTGGCGGTGCGCGTCGCCGAGGGCCTCGAGCACGTCCTGGCCGAGGTGCGCCGGGCCGGTGGCGGCGAGCCGGCCGTCGACGTCGTCAACGTGTCGATGGCGGTGCCGCCCGAGCCGCGCATCGACGCGGCGGTCGAGGCGCTGTGGCGCGAGGGCGTCGTGGTAGTCGCCGAGTCGGGCGACCGGCCGGTCGACGAGTCCGACCCGCTGCCCGACGACCTGGCCGTCGCGACCCCGGGGAGGACGCCGCGACGCAGGTGCACCCGGCGGGGGCGGGGAGCGACGGGGAGGAGCCGGGCCGCCACGTGCTCGCCGTCGGCGCGGTCGCCTCGCCCGACGGCTCGGGCGGCCCCGCCGACGAGCTGCTGCGCAGCAGCGCGATCGACGTCGCCGCGCCCACGGCCGGCGGGGTCTCGATCGGTCTCAACGGCGGCTCGTGCGGCGTCGACTCGGTGTCGACCTCGTGGGCGGCCGCCCAGGTCACCGGGGTGGTGGCGCTGCTGATGTCGGCCTACCCCGACGACACCCCCGCGCAGGTCCTCGACCGCTTGGTCTCCACCGCCGACGGCCGCGCCGACGTCCGCTCGCCCCTGCGCGGTGCCGGCGTCGTGCGCGCCGACGAGGCGCTGGCGCGGGGGCTGGCCGTCCGCCCCGACGCCGCCGCCCCAGGAGCCGAGGCCGAGCCCGCCACCGCCCCGGCCGCGGAGCCCGACCTGCTCGCCGGCATCCGCGACGACGCCGTGTGGTGGGGCGTGCTCGGCGGTGGCGCGCTGCTGCTGGCGCTGGTGCTGCGCCCGGTCCTGGCCCGCCGTGACCCGGCCTGAATCTCCCCCTGACCCGGCTCAGATCTCGCGCTGACCCGGCCCGGATCTCGCGCTGACCCGGCGCAGATGTCGGGTGGGGTGGAGATATGGACCGGGTCGACGCGAAGTTCGGGCCGGGTCGTCGGGGAACACGAACGGCGCCGCTCCCACAGGGGGAGCGACGCCGTCCGGATGGCGGAGGATAGGGGATTCGAACCCCTGAGGGCGTTAACCCAACCCGCTTTCCAAGCGAGCGCCATAGGCCACTAGGCGAATCCTCCGCCGAGGAGCGTACCGGTGCCCCGGGACGGGGCGAAATCGCCCCCTCACGTCGTACGCCGGTGGCGCGCCGCCGAGGCGCCGGGCCCGGCACCGCGCCCGGGGCCGGCCTCGTGTTGGTCGCCCCGGCCACCTCACCTACACTCGTGCCAACCCCCCGTGTGGCGACATCTTGCCCAACTCCCCCAGGGCCGAGAGGCAGCAAGGGTCAGCGAGCTCTGTCGGGTGCGCGGGGGGCCTTTTCATGCCCGGACGCGGGTGGCCCGGGGGTCCTGCTCCCCAGGCCCCCTCCTGGCGATGGTCAGTGTCGGACCTGCTGGTTAGGGTCGTCGTGTGGAGTCCCCCCTCGCCCTGTACCGCCGTTACCGGCCCGAGACGTTCTCGGAGGTCATCGGGCAGGACCACGTCACCGAGCCGCTGCGCGCCGCGCTCGCCAACAACCGGGTCAACCACGCCTACCTGTTCTCCGGGCCGCGCGGGTGCGGCAAGACCACCTCCGCGCGCATCCTCGCCCGCGCGCTGAACTGCGAGCAGGCGCCGGTCGCCGACCCCTGCGGGGAGTGCGACAGCTGTCGCGACCTGGCCCGCGGCGGGCCCGGGTCCATCGACGTGATCGAGATCGACGCGGCCAGCCACGGCGGTGTCGACGACGCCCGCGACCTGCGCGAGAAGGCGTTCTTCGCGCCGGTGCGCAGCCGCTACAAGGTCTACATCATCGACGAGGCCCACATGGTCACCACGCAGGGCTTCAACGCCCTGCTCAAGCTCGTCGAGGAGCCGCCGCCGCACCTGCGCTTCATCTTCGCGACCACCGAGCCCGACAAGGTGCTGCCGACCATCCGCTCGCGCACCCACCACTACCCCTTTCGGCTGATCCCGCCGCGGCTGCTCTCCTCCTACCTCTCCGAGCTGTGCGAGCTCGAGGGGGTCCCTATCGAGCAGGCGGCGCTGCCGCTCGTGGTGCGCGCCGGCGCCGGCTCGGCCCGCGACACGCTCTCGGTGCTCGACCAGCTGCTCGGCGGCGCCGGGTCCGCCGGCGTGACCCACGCCCTGGCCACGGGGCTGCTGGGCTACACCCCCTCGCTGCTCGACGAGGTCGTCGACGCGTTCGCCGCCGGTGACGGCGCCGCGGTCTTCGGGGTGGTCGACAAGGTGATCGAGACCGGCCAGGACCCGCGCCGCTTCACAGAGGACCTGCTGCGCCGCCTGCGCGACCTGGTGATCGTGGCCGCGGTGCCCGACGCCCCGGCCACCGGCCTCATCGACGTCAGCGAGGACGCCGGTGAGCGGCTCGTGGCCCAGGCCGCCCGCTTCGGCGCGGCCGAGCTGACCCGGGCCGCCGACCATGTGGCCGCCGGCCTGACCGAGATGCGGGGCGCCACCGCGCCCCGGCTGCTGCTCGAGCTGATCTGCGCCCGGGTGCTGCTGCCAGGTGCCGACCACTCCACCGACGGGCTGACGGCCCGCCTCGACCGCATCGAGAAGCGGATGTCGGTCTCGGGGGTCCCCGCCAGCGCCCCGGCCCGCCCGCAGACCCAGGTCCCGGCCCAGGACCGGCCGGCCCCCGCGTCGTCGACGCGTGCGCCGGACCAGGTCGCCGAGGCTCCCGCCGGGGCGGCGGTCGCGCCCTCGGCCACCGCGCCGCATGCCGAGCCGGCGCCCGAGCCGGTGCCGGCCCCGACCCCGCGCGCCTCCACCCAGGCACCCACCCAGGCACCGTCTGTCCAGCCGACGTCCCAGCCCACGCCCGAGCAGGCCGTGCAGGCCCAGGCCACGCCCGCCCCGCAGGCGTCGGCGTCCCCGCAGGCCAGCACCCCGAGTCCCCAGCAGCCCAGCGGCCAGCCCAGCGGCCAGCCCGGCGACCAGTCCGCCGAGCCCGCGGCGGGTGCGCTGAGCCTGGTCGAGGTCCGTCGGCTGTGGCCCGACATCGTCGAGGCCACCAAGGTGCGGCGCCGCGTCACCTGGATCCACCTCACGCAGAACGCGCAGGTGGTCGCGGTCGACGCGAAGACGCTGACGCTGGGCTTCGCGAACGCGGGTGCCCGCGACTCCTTCGACGGCAACGGCAGCGCCGAGATCGTGCGCCAGGCAGCGATCGACGTGGTGGGCTCCGACTGGCGCATCGAGACGATCGTCGACCCGGGCGCCACTCCCGACTCGACCCCGGTCGTGACCCGGCAGGCGGCCCCCAGCGCGCCCGCAGCGCCGCCCGAGCAGCCCGCCGCCCCCGCGGCTCCGGTGCGCCCGGTCGACCAGCAGCCCGCCCAGCAGTCCGCCCAGCAGCCGGTGGTCCGCGACACCCCGCCGTCCGCACCCGAGGCCCCGTCGCCGGCCGCGCCGGCCCCGGAGCGCCCCCCGGCCTGGATGGACGAGCCGCCCCCGGACGACGACCCGCGCGAGCCCGGTCCGCCGCCGGGCGAGCCCCAGGCTGCCGCGCCCGCGCAGCGCCCCCAGGCGGGCCCCGGCTCGATCGCCGCCGCCCGGGGGGCGATCCAGCAGACCCGGGTGGCCGGCCCCGACACCTCGCGCTCCGACGACCTGCGCGCCGCCGACGCCGACGCCCACCCCGACGACCTCGACGCCGACGACGAGACCCTCGGTGGCGCCGCGCTGCTCGAGCGTGAGCTCGGCGCCCGGGTCATCGAGGAGATCCCCCACCAGTGACGACCCGGCGACCGCCCGGGTGACCTGCCGCACGACACACTGAGCACACCAGCTCCCACGACTCCCGATGACTCCCCACGACACCCAGAGGTGACTCCCATGAGCCAGAACCCCTTCGATGCCCTCGGCGGCGCAGGCGGCGGCCTCGACATGAACGCCCTGCTGCAGCAGGCCCAGCAGATGCAGGAGCAGCTCCAGCAGGCCCAGGAGCGGCTGGCCGAGGCCGAGGTCGAGGGCACCGTCGCCGGCGGAGCCGTCACCGTGCGGGTCAACGGCGTGGGCGAGCTCGTCGGTGTCGACATCAAGGCCGGCGGCTTCGACGGCAGCGACGCCGACGACCTGAACGACCTCGGCGACATGATCGTCGCGGCGTACCGCGACGCCAAGGCGCAGGCCGACACGATGGCCGGCGAGGCGCTCGGCCCGCTGGCCGGCGGCGGCATGCCCGGTGGCGGCGCTCCGGGCGGCCTGCCCGGCCAGCTCGGCTTCTAGGGGCGCACGACCTTGTACGAGGGCGTCGTCCAGGACCTCATCGACGAGCTCGGGCGGCTGCCCGGGGTCGGGCCGAAGAGCGCCCAGCGCATCGCGTTCCACCTGCTGCAGGCCGACCCGGTCGACGTGCGCCGGCTCGCCGACGTGCTGCTCGAGGTCAAGGCGAAGGTGAAGTTCTGCTCCACCTGCTTCAACGTCTCCGAGGACGAGCAGTGCCGCATCTGCCGCGACCCCCGCCGCGACCCGTCGGTGCTGTGCGTCGTCGAGGAGTACAAGGACGTCGTGGCGATCGAGCGCACCCGCGAGTACCGCGGCCGCTACCACGTCCTGGGCGGGGCGATCAGCCCCATCGACGGCATCGGACCCGACCAGCTGCGCATCCGCGAGCTGATGACGCGCCTGGCCGACGGGGTGGTCACCGAGGTCATCCTGGCCACCGACCCCAACCTCGAGGGCGAGGCCACCGCGACCTACCTCACCCGGATGCTCAAGGTGATGGACTTGCGCGTGACCCGGTTGGCGAGTGGACTGCCGGTGGGTGGAGACCTCGAGTACGCCGACGAGGTGACCCTCGGACGGGCGTTCGCAGGAAGGCGGGCAGCGGAATGACGAGCACGAGCAGCACCGACGGAGCGCACGAGGCGGGCAGCGGACTGGCGGAGGGGCTCGTGGAGGCCCTGGCGCTCGACGCGGAGACCCACGAGTTCGCGCAGCAGATCGCCGACCAGGTCGCCAGCTTCCTGCTGGCGCTGCGGGCGATCGCCGAGGAGGCGGACGGCGGGCGGGCGATCTCGCTGCTGCTCCTCGAGATCAGCCAGGTCCTGCTGGCCGGCGCCCGCCTCGGCGCCCAGCAGGACTTCACCCCGCACTCGCGCTACCAGCCCGACGTCGGCCCCGAGCCCGACCTCGACGAGCTGCGGATGCGTCTGGCGGCGATGCTCGACAACATCGACACCTACAGCTTCGTCTTCGACCCCTACGTGCCCGACGTGGTCGAGAGCCAGCTCTCCGACGACCTCGCCGCGATCGCCACCGACCTCGACACCGGCCTGCGGCACTTCCGTGACGGCAACGTCGGTGAGGCGCTGTGGTGGTGGCAGTTCTCCTACGTCTCCTCGTGGGGCAACCTCGCCGGCGCCGCGCTCAATGCCCTGCTCTCCGTGGTGGCCCACGACCGCCTCGACGTCGACGTCGACCTCGACGCCGACCAGGTCGCCGCGGCCGACGCGCTGCTCGGCGACCGTCCCTGACCCCGGCGGCCGGCGGGGCCCGGACGGGCCGGACGGTGGGCGTGAGATGCGTCCGGGAGGTGGCGTCGAGCCCCGGTAGACTCCGACCCGGTCATGGTGGGCCTGCCGGCCCACGCCCCCTCACATGCGGAACGGGAAGTCTGTCGTGGGCATTGTCGTCCAGAAGTACGGCGGTTCGTCGGTCGCTGACGCAGCTGCGGTCAAGCGGGTCGCGCGCCGCATCGTCGAGGCCAAGAAGGCCGGGAACGACGTCGTCGTGGCGGTGTCCGCGATGGGGGACACCACGGACGACCTGCTCGAGAAGGCGCAGGCGGTCAGCCCGCTGCCGCCGGCCCGCGAGCTCGACATGCTGCTCACCGCCGGCGAGCGGATCTCGATGGCCCTGGTGGCGATGGCGATCTCCGACCTCGGCTACAGCGCCCGCTCCTTCACCGGCTCGCAGGCCGGGGTGATCACCGACTCGGTGCACGGCAAGGCCAAGATCATCGACGTCACCCCGGGGCGCATCCGCACCGCCATCGACGAGGGCCACATCGTGATCGTGGCCGGCTTCCAGGGCGTCTCGCAGGACACCAAGGAGATCACCACCCTGGGTCGCGGCGGCACCGACACGACCGCGGTCGCGCTGGCCGCGGCGCTCGAGGCCGACGTCTGCGAGATCTACACCGACGTCGACGGCGTCTTCACCGCCGACCCCCGCATCGTGCCGACGGCGCGCAAGCTCGACCGCGTCACCTACGAGGAGATGCTCGAGCTGGCCGCCAGCGGCGCCAAGATCCTGCACCTGCGGTGCGTCGAGTACGCGCGCCGCTTCGACATCCCGATCCACGTCCGGTCCTCGTTCAGCCAGCTCGACGGCACCATCGTCTCCGGCAGCATCGAGGACCCCGCGCCCGAGGAGGGCACCATGGAGCAAGCGATCATCGCCGGCGTCGCGCACGACCGCAGCGAGGCCAAGATCACCGTCACCGGTGTGCCCGACAAGGTCGGCGAGGCGGCCCGGATCTTCGCGGCGCTGGCCGAGGCGCAGATCAACCTCGACATGATCGTGCAGAACGTGTCGGCGGCCTCGACCAACCTCACCGACATCTCCTTCACGCTGCCGCGCACCGACGGCCAGACCGCGATGACGACCCTGGCGGGCCTGCAGGACCAGATCGGCTTCGAGTCGCTGCTCTACG
The Nocardioides marinisabuli genome window above contains:
- a CDS encoding S8 family serine peptidase, which codes for MLAVGAVASPDGSGGPADELLRSSAIDVAAPTAGGVSIGLNGGSCGVDSVSTSWAAAQVTGVVALLMSAYPDDTPAQVLDRLVSTADGRADVRSPLRGAGVVRADEALARGLAVRPDAAAPGAEAEPATAPAAEPDLLAGIRDDAVWWGVLGGGALLLALVLRPVLARRDPA
- a CDS encoding DNA polymerase III subunit gamma and tau; this encodes MESPLALYRRYRPETFSEVIGQDHVTEPLRAALANNRVNHAYLFSGPRGCGKTTSARILARALNCEQAPVADPCGECDSCRDLARGGPGSIDVIEIDAASHGGVDDARDLREKAFFAPVRSRYKVYIIDEAHMVTTQGFNALLKLVEEPPPHLRFIFATTEPDKVLPTIRSRTHHYPFRLIPPRLLSSYLSELCELEGVPIEQAALPLVVRAGAGSARDTLSVLDQLLGGAGSAGVTHALATGLLGYTPSLLDEVVDAFAAGDGAAVFGVVDKVIETGQDPRRFTEDLLRRLRDLVIVAAVPDAPATGLIDVSEDAGERLVAQAARFGAAELTRAADHVAAGLTEMRGATAPRLLLELICARVLLPGADHSTDGLTARLDRIEKRMSVSGVPASAPARPQTQVPAQDRPAPASSTRAPDQVAEAPAGAAVAPSATAPHAEPAPEPVPAPTPRASTQAPTQAPSVQPTSQPTPEQAVQAQATPAPQASASPQASTPSPQQPSGQPSGQPGDQSAEPAAGALSLVEVRRLWPDIVEATKVRRRVTWIHLTQNAQVVAVDAKTLTLGFANAGARDSFDGNGSAEIVRQAAIDVVGSDWRIETIVDPGATPDSTPVVTRQAAPSAPAAPPEQPAAPAAPVRPVDQQPAQQSAQQPVVRDTPPSAPEAPSPAAPAPERPPAWMDEPPPDDDPREPGPPPGEPQAAAPAQRPQAGPGSIAAARGAIQQTRVAGPDTSRSDDLRAADADAHPDDLDADDETLGGAALLERELGARVIEEIPHQ
- a CDS encoding YbaB/EbfC family nucleoid-associated protein; translated protein: MSQNPFDALGGAGGGLDMNALLQQAQQMQEQLQQAQERLAEAEVEGTVAGGAVTVRVNGVGELVGVDIKAGGFDGSDADDLNDLGDMIVAAYRDAKAQADTMAGEALGPLAGGGMPGGGAPGGLPGQLGF
- the recR gene encoding recombination mediator RecR, with protein sequence MYEGVVQDLIDELGRLPGVGPKSAQRIAFHLLQADPVDVRRLADVLLEVKAKVKFCSTCFNVSEDEQCRICRDPRRDPSVLCVVEEYKDVVAIERTREYRGRYHVLGGAISPIDGIGPDQLRIRELMTRLADGVVTEVILATDPNLEGEATATYLTRMLKVMDLRVTRLASGLPVGGDLEYADEVTLGRAFAGRRAAE
- a CDS encoding DUF5063 domain-containing protein, with translation MTSTSSTDGAHEAGSGLAEGLVEALALDAETHEFAQQIADQVASFLLALRAIAEEADGGRAISLLLLEISQVLLAGARLGAQQDFTPHSRYQPDVGPEPDLDELRMRLAAMLDNIDTYSFVFDPYVPDVVESQLSDDLAAIATDLDTGLRHFRDGNVGEALWWWQFSYVSSWGNLAGAALNALLSVVAHDRLDVDVDLDADQVAAADALLGDRP
- a CDS encoding aspartate kinase, with the translated sequence MRNGKSVVGIVVQKYGGSSVADAAAVKRVARRIVEAKKAGNDVVVAVSAMGDTTDDLLEKAQAVSPLPPARELDMLLTAGERISMALVAMAISDLGYSARSFTGSQAGVITDSVHGKAKIIDVTPGRIRTAIDEGHIVIVAGFQGVSQDTKEITTLGRGGTDTTAVALAAALEADVCEIYTDVDGVFTADPRIVPTARKLDRVTYEEMLELAASGAKILHLRCVEYARRFDIPIHVRSSFSQLDGTIVSGSIEDPAPEEGTMEQAIIAGVAHDRSEAKITVTGVPDKVGEAARIFAALAEAQINLDMIVQNVSAASTNLTDISFTLPRTDGQTAMTTLAGLQDQIGFESLLYDDKVGKVSLIGAGMRSHPGVTAKFFSAIAEAGVNLGMISTSEIRISVVVADEDVDAAVAATHTAFDLDADEVEAVVYGGTGR